A region of Anolis carolinensis isolate JA03-04 unplaced genomic scaffold, rAnoCar3.1.pri scaffold_7, whole genome shotgun sequence DNA encodes the following proteins:
- the tp53i13 gene encoding tumor protein p53-inducible protein 13 isoform X2: MEGLHPPPSPPCSALLPSLLFLFILLCSLVSGEAGKESKGIFPGPEKVKSWNVSPKSGAAYENFSFHRLKVSRNLVWTKRHRQRASNWPKWLSGGFRHLAGQPETTTPPPSVSKPETPVSTPVSTPEVRAGCRCPEEAEVAKAQQGKAEEARRRGVRLPTPRTEEAAWAASALTFLLVVLTVAILYTRLHRKCRRGRSLYWMVSGEEDRETVAAVIKRRLLSSQIRRKKRPRKKQQELLVSTSSDSSD, translated from the exons ATGGAGGGACTGCACCCAccaccctcccctccctgctCGGCCCTTCTGCCTTCCCTGCTCTTCTTATTTATCCTGCTCTGCAGCCTCGTCTCAGGAGAAGCCGGGAAG GAAAGCAAAGGGATTTTTCCAGGACCGGAAAAAGTCAAGAGCTGGAATGTGTCCcccaaaag TGGGGCAGCTTATGAGAACTTCAGTTTCCACCGTCTTAAG GTCTCGCGGAACCTGGTTTGGACAAAACGGCACCGACAAAGAGCCTCGAATTGGCCAAAATGGCTTTCAGGTGGATTCAGACATTTAGCCGGGCAGCCGGAGACAACAACTCCGCCTCCCTCCGTATCGAAGCCCGAGACCCCCGTCTCGACCCCTGTTTCGACCCCGGAGGTCAGGGCGGGATGCCGGTGCCCGGAGGAGGCAGAGGTGGCCAAAGCGCAGCAGGGGAAGGCAGAGGAGGCCCGTCGGAGGGGTGTCCGCCTCCCGACGCCTCGGACGGAGGAGGCCGCCTGGGCCGCCAGCGCCTTGACCTTCCTGCTGGTGGTGCTGACCGTGGCCATCCTCTACACCCGGCTCCACCGCAAATGTCGCCGCGGGCGTAGTCTCTACTGGATGGTCAGCGGCGAGGAGGACCGTGAGACCGTGGCCG CGGTGATCAAGCGGCGGCTCCTGTCCTCGCAGATTCGGCGCAAGAAGCGTCCGCGGAAAAAGCAACAGGAACTTCTGGTCTCCACATCCAGCGACAGTTCGGACTGA
- the tp53i13 gene encoding tumor protein p53-inducible protein 13 isoform X1, producing the protein MECRYLPTGAVPIDLLTFACFRTARLAGAGANSGSSPWSRDLNLGPFGPQVQQLSALTHCAIHNIVVAQYGIKGMTLRVFILPEQVSRNLVWTKRHRQRASNWPKWLSGGFRHLAGQPETTTPPPSVSKPETPVSTPVSTPEVRAGCRCPEEAEVAKAQQGKAEEARRRGVRLPTPRTEEAAWAASALTFLLVVLTVAILYTRLHRKCRRGRSLYWMVSGEEDRETVAAVIKRRLLSSQIRRKKRPRKKQQELLVSTSSDSSD; encoded by the exons atggagtgccgttaccttcccactggagcggtacctattgatctactcacatttgcatgttttcgaactgctaggttggcaggagctggggctaacagtgggagctcaccctggtcccgggatttgaacctgggaccttttggtccgcaagttcagcagctcagcgctttaacacactgtgccattcaCAATATTGTTGTTGCACAATATGGCATAAAAGGGATGACATTGAGGGTATTTATTCTTCCTGAACAGGTCTCGCGGAACCTGGTTTGGACAAAACGGCACCGACAAAGAGCCTCGAATTGGCCAAAATGGCTTTCAGGTGGATTCAGACATTTAGCCGGGCAGCCGGAGACAACAACTCCGCCTCCCTCCGTATCGAAGCCCGAGACCCCCGTCTCGACCCCTGTTTCGACCCCGGAGGTCAGGGCGGGATGCCGGTGCCCGGAGGAGGCAGAGGTGGCCAAAGCGCAGCAGGGGAAGGCAGAGGAGGCCCGTCGGAGGGGTGTCCGCCTCCCGACGCCTCGGACGGAGGAGGCCGCCTGGGCCGCCAGCGCCTTGACCTTCCTGCTGGTGGTGCTGACCGTGGCCATCCTCTACACCCGGCTCCACCGCAAATGTCGCCGCGGGCGTAGTCTCTACTGGATGGTCAGCGGCGAGGAGGACCGTGAGACCGTGGCCG CGGTGATCAAGCGGCGGCTCCTGTCCTCGCAGATTCGGCGCAAGAAGCGTCCGCGGAAAAAGCAACAGGAACTTCTGGTCTCCACATCCAGCGACAGTTCGGACTGA
- the taok1 gene encoding serine/threonine-protein kinase TAO1 — MPSTNRAGSLKDPEVAELFFKEDPEKLFSDLREIGHGSFGAVYFARDVRTNEVVAIKKMSYSGKQSNEKWQDIVKEVKFLQRIQHPNSIEYKGCYLREHTAWLVMEYCLGSASDLLEVHKKPLQEVEIAAITHGALQGLAYLHSHNMIHRDIKAGNILLTEPGQVKLADFGSASIASPANSFVGTPYWMAPEVILAMDEGQYDGKVDVWSLGITCIELAERKPPLFNMNAMSALYHIAQNESPTLQSNEWSDYFRNFVDSCLQKIPQDRPTSEELLKHVFVQRERPETVLIELIQRTKDAVRELDNLQYRKMKKLLFQEAHNGPAVEAQEEEEEQEHGVGRTGTVNSVGSNQSIPSMSISASSQSSSVNSLPDASDDKSELDMMEGDHTVMSNSSVIHLKPEEESYREDSESRARGSEPQSPPQASRHRSHYRNREHFATIRTASLVTRQMQEHEQDSELREQMSGYKRMRRQHQKQLMALENKLKTEMDEHRLRLDKDLETQRNNFAAEMEKLLKKHQAAMEKEAKVMANEEKKFQQHIQGQQKKELNSFLESQKREYKLRKEQLKEELSENQSTPKKEKQEWLSKQKENIQHFQAEEEANLLRRQRQYLELECRRFKRRMLLARHNLEQDLVREELNKRQTQKDLEHAMLLRQHESMQELEFRHLGTIQKMRCELIRLQHQTELTNQLEYNKRRERELRRKHVMEVRQQPKSLKSKELQIKKQFQDTCKIQTRQYKALRNHLLETTPKSEHKAVLKRLKEEQTRKLAILAEQYDHSINEMLSTQALRLDEAQEAECQVLKMQLQQELELLNAYQSKIKMQAEAQHDRELRELEQRVSLRRALLEQKIEEEMLALQNERTERIRSLLERQAREIEAFDSESMRLGFSNMVLSNLSPEAFSHSYPGASGWSHHPSAPPHPGPHWGHPVMAQGVPPQAWGHPMMQGGGGGGVPQPWGHPSGAMAGVPRGSSLGVRNSPQALRRTASGGRTEPGMSRSASVTSQISNGSHMSYT; from the exons ATGCCATCCACCAACCGAGCGGGCAGCCTGAAGGACCCGGAGGTCGCGGAGCTCTTCTTCAAGGAGGACCCGGAGAAGCTCTTCTCGGACCTCCGAGAGATCGGCCATGGCAGCTTCGGTGCCGTTTATTTT GCACGCGATGTCCGAACCAACGAAGTGGTGGCCATCAAGAAGATGTCTTATAGTGGGAAACAGTCCAACGAG AAATGGCAGGATATCGTGAAAGAGGTGAAGTTCCTCCAGAGGATCCAGcatccaaacagcattgaatacAAGGGCTGCTACCTGCGGGAGCACACGGCATGG ctTGTTATGGAATACTGTTTAGGGTCAGCATCAGATCTATTAGAAG TCCATAAAAAGCCATTGCAAGAGGTGGAAATTGCCGCCATCACCCACGGCGCGCTCCAGGGCCTGGCGTACTTGCATTCTCACAACATGATCCATAG AGATATCAAGGCGGGGAATATCCTGTTGACGGAACCAGGCCAGGTGAAGCTGGCCGACTTCGGGTCCGCCTCCATCGCCTCTCCAGCCAACTCCTTTGTGGGGACGCCATATTG GATGGCCCCGGAAGTCATTCTAGCCATGGACGAAGGGCAGTACGACGGGAAAGTGGACGTCTGGTCTCTTGGGATCACGTGTATCGAATTAG CCGAAAGGAAGCCGCCTCTGTTCAACATGAACGCAATGAGTGCCTTATACCACATAGCGCAGAATGAGTCCCCAACACTCCAGTCCAACGAATG GTCTGATTATTTCCGAAACTTTGTAGATTCTTGCCTCCAGAAAATCCCCCAAGACAGGCCGACGTCGGAGGAACTCTTGAAG CACGTGTTTGTCCAGCGGGAGCGCCCCGAAACGGTGTTGATAGAGCTGATCCAGAGGACCAAGGATGCCGTCAGAGAGCTGGACAACCTTCAGTACCGCAAGATGAAGAAGCTGCTGTTCCAGGAGGCACACAACGGACCGGCGGTGGAAGCCCAAGAAGAAGAGGAG GAGCAGGAGCATGGTGTGGGCCGGACGGGGACGGTGAACAGTGTGGGCAGCAACCAGTCCATCCCCAGCATGTCCATCAGCGCCAGCAGCCAAAGCAGCAGCGTCAACAGCCTCCCGGATGCCTCCGACGACAAGAGTGAGCTAGACATGATGGAGGGCGACCACACCGTGATGTCCAACAGCTCCGTCATCCATCTGAAACCG GAGGAAGAAAGCTACAGGGAGGATTCAGAGTCGAGGGCGAGAGGCTCGGAGCCCCAGTCCCCGCCACAGGCCTCCCGGCACCGGTCCCACTACCGCAACCGCGAGCACTTTGCCACCATACGCACAGCATCCCTG GTGACGCGGCAGATGCAGGAGCACGAGCAGGACTCGGAGCTGCGGGAGCAGATGTCCGGCTACAAGCGCATGCGGCGGCAGCACCAGAAGCAGCTCATGGCCCTGGAGAACAAGCTCAAGACTGAGATGGACGAGCACCGCCTCCGCCTGGACAAGGACCTCGAGACCCAGCGCAACAACTTCGCTGCGGAGATGGAGAAGCTCCTCAAGAAGCATCAGGCCGCCATGGAGAAGGAG GCCAAAGTCATGGCCAACGAGGAGAAGAAGTTCCAGCAGCACATCCAAGGCCAGCAGAAGAAGGAGCTCAACAGCTTCCTAGAGTCACAGAAAAGAGAGTATAAGCTTCGCAAAGAGCAACTCAAAGAG GAGCTGAGCGAGAACCAGAGCACGCCCAAGAAGGAGAAGCAGGAGTGGCTCTCCAAGCAGAAGGAGAACATCCAGCACTTCCAGGCCGAGGAGGAGGCCAACCTCTTGCGGCGCCAGAGGCAGTACCTGGAGCTGGAGTGCCGCCGCTTCAAGAGGAGGATGCTCCTGGCCCGGCACAACCTGGAGCAGGACCTCGTCCGGGAG GAGCTGAACAAGCGCCAGACGCAGAAGGACCTGGAGCATGCCATGCTGCTGCGGCAGCACGAGTCCatgcaggagctggagttccggcaCCTGGGCACCATCCAGAAGATGCGCTGCGAGCTCATCCGCCTCCAGCACCAGACGGAGCTCACCAACCAACTGGAGTACAACAAGCGGCGGGAGCGGGAGCTGCGGCGCAAGCACGTCATGGAGGTCCGGCAGCAGCCCAAGAGCCTCAAG TCGAAGGAGCTCCAGATCAAGAAGCAGTTCCAGGACACTTGCAAGATCCAGACGCGGCAGTACAAGGCCCTGCGCAACCACCTGCTGGAGACCACCCCCAAGAGCGAGCACAAGGCCGTCCTGAAGCGGCTCAAGGAGGAGCAGACCCGCAAGTTGGCCATCCTGGCGGAGCAGTACGACCACAGCATCAACGAAATGCTCTCCACGCAGGCC CTCCGGCTGGACGAGGCGCAGGAGGCGGAGTGCCAGGTCTTGAAGATGCAGCTGCAGCAGGAACTGGAGCTGCTGAACGCCTACCAGAGCAAGATCAAGATGCAGGCCGAGGCCCAGCACGACCGGGAGTTGCGGGAGCTGGAGCAGCGGGTCTCCCTGCGCAGGGCCCTCCTGGAGCAGAAG ATCGAGGAGGAGATGCTGGCCCTGCAAAATGAGCGCACGGAGCGGATCCGGAGCCTGCTGGAGCGCCAGGCGCGAGAGATCGAGGCCTTCGACTCGGAGAGCATGCGCCTGGGCTTCAGCAACATGGTCCTGTCCAACCTCTCCCCGGAGGCCTTCAGCCACAGCTACCCAGGGGCCTCCGGCTGGTCCCACCACCCTTCGGCGCCGCCGCACCCGGGACCGCACTGGGGACACCCTGTGATGGCGCAGGGTGTGCCGCCCCAAGCCTGGGGCCACCCGATGATGCaaggcggcggaggcggcggcgttCCCCAGCCGTGGGGCCACCCTTCGGGCGCCATGGCGGGAGTGCCGCGGGGGAGCTCCCTGGGGGTGCGCAACAGCCCCCAGGCCCTGCGGCGGACGGCCTCGGGGGGCCGGACGGAGCCGGGCATGAGCCGCAGCGCCAGCGTCACCTCGCAGATCTCCAACGGGTCGCACATGTCTTACACATAA